The following coding sequences are from one Methanococcoides orientis window:
- the ftsA gene encoding coenzyme F390 synthetase, which yields MDRGDLDALVEEKLRYTIDYAVKHSSFYRKWFESNDVSPSSIRDHEDLLEMPLVSGKLIRNNQPPKTNDFNFMSTNWDDVFTIHETSGTSGTPKAFFLTWDDWLRFAEKYSRSFTSQGFGKGDRTIMCASYGMNVGANTMTLSARNIGMAVIPEGKCTFPTRVLESYQPTGIVASVFKLLRLASRLKDEGLDPGETSIKKLVVGGESFAEESRSYLEELWGCPVYNTYGSTEGTMCGECTEQSGLHVPEDLVHLDIYDPYRKEFLKDGECGRIVLTTLLSPGEKCGSLLINYDTEDTTVVKSREKCACGRTHMKILTPEREAETNWVSGSPFNRVDVERGVFQRENMDYLTGEYEAFLYEDEDGTSILKVSLECIDKEKCDRSVIEENFLRGFLNPVTGTKALYDEGHLDVNIKLTGADELELYKLTGRAKRVIDRR from the coding sequence TACACTATAGACTATGCTGTAAAGCATTCTTCCTTTTACAGAAAATGGTTTGAAAGCAATGATGTCTCGCCTTCAAGCATCCGGGATCATGAAGACCTTCTGGAAATGCCGCTAGTATCAGGCAAGCTGATCAGGAATAACCAGCCTCCAAAGACCAATGATTTTAATTTTATGAGTACCAACTGGGATGATGTTTTTACTATCCATGAGACCAGCGGCACAAGTGGAACCCCTAAGGCATTCTTCCTTACATGGGATGACTGGTTACGTTTTGCGGAGAAATACAGCCGTAGTTTCACATCCCAGGGATTCGGAAAAGGAGATCGTACGATAATGTGTGCATCCTACGGAATGAATGTCGGTGCCAACACCATGACACTTTCTGCACGTAATATCGGCATGGCAGTGATACCGGAAGGAAAATGTACTTTTCCAACACGCGTCCTTGAAAGCTATCAACCCACAGGGATAGTAGCCAGCGTATTCAAGCTTTTAAGGCTTGCAAGCAGGCTAAAAGATGAAGGATTGGATCCAGGGGAGACTAGCATCAAAAAGCTGGTCGTAGGAGGAGAGAGCTTTGCTGAGGAGAGCAGGAGCTATCTGGAGGAATTATGGGGCTGTCCTGTGTACAATACGTATGGAAGTACTGAAGGAACGATGTGCGGAGAATGCACGGAACAAAGTGGACTTCATGTTCCGGAAGACCTTGTCCACCTTGACATCTATGACCCTTACCGGAAGGAATTCCTTAAAGATGGCGAATGTGGCAGGATAGTACTCACGACACTGCTGAGCCCCGGTGAAAAGTGTGGCAGTCTACTGATCAATTATGACACCGAAGACACAACAGTGGTTAAGTCAAGGGAAAAGTGTGCATGTGGAAGAACTCACATGAAGATCTTAACTCCTGAACGTGAAGCTGAAACCAATTGGGTCTCGGGTTCACCTTTCAACCGTGTGGATGTTGAAAGAGGTGTCTTTCAGAGGGAGAACATGGACTACCTGACTGGAGAGTATGAAGCTTTCCTTTATGAGGACGAGGATGGAACTTCCATTCTAAAGGTCAGTCTAGAATGCATTGATAAAGAAAAATGCGACAGGTCTGTTATCGAAGAAAATTTCCTCAGAGGTTTCCTTAATCCTGTAACTGGTACTAAGGCTCTTTATGATGAAGGCCATCTTGATGTTAATATTAAATTAACCGGCGCAGATGAGCTTGAATTATATAAATTAACAGGAAGAGCCAAAAGAGTAATAGATCGAAGGTGA